The window ACCAGCAAGGCGATCCACAGCCAGGCGTAGATGAGGGTCGGGGCGAGCAGCGGCACCACGATCTCGCGGAAGGTGGCGAAGGTGGTGGCGCCGCTGACCTGGGCCGATTCCTCCAGTTCGGAGTGGATCTGGATCATGCCGCTGTTGGTCATGCGGGTGCCGTAGCTGACGCGCGCGACGATGAAGACCAGCAGCAGGATCCAGATCGTGCCGTAGAGAGGCAACACGGTCTGCAGGACGTACAGCGTAAGCAGGATGACCCCCACGCCGAACACGATGTTGGGCACCGCGTGGGGCAGGAAGGCGATGAAGTCGAAGAGCGCTCGGCCCGGCAGGCGCGAGCGCAGCACGACCCAGGAGAAGCCCAGGCTCAGCAACAGCGTGATGGTGGGCGTCAGCGCCATGAGGATGGCCGTGTTGCCCAACCCGGTCAGCACGAGCCGCCAGGGCAGGGTGAAGTATTGATCGAGGCTCACCTGCGAGAAGGCGAACTTGTCCGGCAACATGAAGTAGGGCAGCAGCGAGGCCCAGATCACCATCAGGACCGGCACCAGCTTGGAGAGGATGAAGTAGGCCGCGAGAAAGCCCCATGCGGGCCAGACCCAACGCCCGAGTTCGCCCATGCGCGGGCGGTAGGCCTTGCCCGTGATGACGGCATAGCGGCGGGCGCGCTGCTGCATGCGCGCGTACCACCAGCCCAGCAGCGCGGCCGTGACCACGATCACGCCGCTCAAGGCGGCGGCCATTCCGTAGTGCGGCAGCACGTCCTCCGGGCTGGTCAGGAGATAGAGGAACGTCGAGAAGGTGAAGATGCGGCTGCCCCAGCCCAGGATCGCCGGCACGTCGAACGCGGCGAAGCCGATGGTGAAGATGTAGATGCCGGCCGCGAGTATGCCGGGCCATGCGAGCGGCAGGGTGATGGCGCGCATGATGCGGCCGCCGCGCGCGCCGCTCATCTGGGCGGATTCCTCCAGTGAAGGGTCCATGGCGCGAAAGACCGCCGCGGTCATGATGAAGGAGAGCGGCGCGAGGTTGAGGCCCTGCACCCAGCCCATGCCGAGGATGGTGGAGATGTCGAAGGGGCCGCTGGTGAGGCCGAAGGCCTGCATCATCCACGTATTGAGCAGGCCGATGCGGCGGTGCATCAGGAACAGCCAGCCCATGGCCGCGGCGAACCCCGGCATCAGCAGGCCGATGGTCATCAGCGTGAAGACGAGGGTCTTGCCGGGCAGGTTGGTCCGTTCCACCAGCCATGCCGCGGGGATGCCGAAGAAGAAGGCGACGGCGAGTGACGTGGCCGCGAAGCCCAAGGTGTTCCAGAGCACGTCGTAGGTGCGCTCGTCCAGCGCCACCGAAATGTAGTTTTGCAGCGTGTAGTAGTGTTCCGCGTCGGGTTCGCCCTTGATGAAGCTGATCCAGAATACGATCGAAAGGCATCCGAGGATGAGGATGCTCATGAACACGACCGCGCCGAACATGAAGGGCGGCAGAACGTCGGTCCGCCCTTCATGCCGGCGTGGAAGCGAGCGCAGCGCGGTCAGCGACACTACTTCCTCTTGCTGGTGAGGATCTTGATGGCGGCCCTCTTGGCCTTGATGGTCTCGGGATGGGCGAGGATCCAGTCGGTCGAGACGTCGGTGAGCTTGACGCCCTGGCTCCGCAGCTCATTGACCTTCTTGGCGATGCGCGAGCCCGGGTAGATGTGCAGGTCCGTCCGGTCGCTGTTCCACAGGATCTCCTGCGCCTTCGCCGTGCTCATGAAGGCAGCCATGAGCTTCGCCGCGTTGGGATGGGCGGTATTCTTCGGAAGCATCATGTAGTAGTAGCGGATCTGCGCGGCGTCGCGCGGAATCATCTGGTCGATGGGCGCGCCCTTTTCCTTCCAGATGAAAGCCGACTGGCCGCTGCAATCCATCACCAGGGCCAGGAACTCGCCCGAGGCGATGCGTTCCAGCTCGCTGCAGCGGATCAGCCCGGTGATCTGGCCGGACAGCTTGCGGACGTAGTCCAGGGTCTTTTCGGGGCCCCAGATGGCCGTCGAGGAAATCGTGTCGAAACCGGCCGCGTAGGGGGTCGACGCGATCTTGCCCGTCCATTCGGGCTTCAGGAAGTCGCCGAGCGTGGTGGGCTTCATGGGCGCCAGGCGCGTGTTGTAGGTTACCCCCGACATGCCGGAATAGATGCGCACGAGCTGACCGTCCTGCTCGACGACCTCGTCGGTGATCCGGTCCGGCACCAGGGCCTTCCAGTCCACCTTGAGGAACATGTTGCGCTTCAGGAGCGGCGCCATGGAGGCGCCGTTGGCGAAGTAGATGTCGGTGAAAGCCTTCTGCCCCGCGGCGAACTCGGTGGCGAGCTGATGCCCGATGCGCGGCATGGACGGGCCGGGGGTGTACTGGATATCCACCTTCGATCCCCACATCTCGCGCATGGCCTTTTCGATGGCCTCCGCGCCCTTGTTGCCGCCGATGCTCGTGGTCCCCCAGGAGACGTTGAGCGTCCCTTCGGCGTTGGCCGCGGCCACCAGCTTCTTCAACGCCGGGCTCATCTCGGCGGCCCACAGAGGCTGGGACAATACGAAAGCGGCGGCCAGCGCGAGGCCGGCGACACGAGCGAAAACCTTGGTTGGACGTTTCATCCCTTGTCCTCCTTTGCGGCGCGGCGAAACCCGCGCCGGCTTGTTTGACGGGTTCACGATATCACGGGCGCCGCTAGGCACCCTCCGGTACAGGCAGGATGATGAGCTGCAGCCGGTTGCCGGCGGGGTCGTAGAGGTAGACGCTCTTCTCGCCGGGAGCGCGTTGCGCCGCCCGGAGGTCGCCTTCAATGTAGGCACCGTGGGCTTCCAGCTTCTCGTAGATCTCGTCGTACTCCTCGATGGAGCCCACGCTCATGGCGAGATGCGCTCCCTTGTAGCGCAGCCCGGCCCCCGGGTCCGGGACGTTGCCGGAGTCGGGTCCGGA is drawn from Deltaproteobacteria bacterium and contains these coding sequences:
- a CDS encoding VOC family protein; its protein translation is VLRAQGRGGVVIAYEDISHLAMEVTDLEAAERFYAGALGMEVLCRDSGELGNGRLILKNGSGQLLFLEKVDELSQRSRFSGPDSGNVPDPGAGLRYKGAHLAMSVGSIEEYDEIYEKLEAHGAYIEGDLRAAQRAPGEKSVYLYDPAGNRLQLIILPVPEGA
- a CDS encoding ABC transporter substrate-binding protein; its protein translation is MKRPTKVFARVAGLALAAAFVLSQPLWAAEMSPALKKLVAAANAEGTLNVSWGTTSIGGNKGAEAIEKAMREMWGSKVDIQYTPGPSMPRIGHQLATEFAAGQKAFTDIYFANGASMAPLLKRNMFLKVDWKALVPDRITDEVVEQDGQLVRIYSGMSGVTYNTRLAPMKPTTLGDFLKPEWTGKIASTPYAAGFDTISSTAIWGPEKTLDYVRKLSGQITGLIRCSELERIASGEFLALVMDCSGQSAFIWKEKGAPIDQMIPRDAAQIRYYYMMLPKNTAHPNAAKLMAAFMSTAKAQEILWNSDRTDLHIYPGSRIAKKVNELRSQGVKLTDVSTDWILAHPETIKAKRAAIKILTSKRK
- a CDS encoding iron ABC transporter permease encodes the protein MSLTALRSLPRRHEGRTDVLPPFMFGAVVFMSILILGCLSIVFWISFIKGEPDAEHYYTLQNYISVALDERTYDVLWNTLGFAATSLAVAFFFGIPAAWLVERTNLPGKTLVFTLMTIGLLMPGFAAAMGWLFLMHRRIGLLNTWMMQAFGLTSGPFDISTILGMGWVQGLNLAPLSFIMTAAVFRAMDPSLEESAQMSGARGGRIMRAITLPLAWPGILAAGIYIFTIGFAAFDVPAILGWGSRIFTFSTFLYLLTSPEDVLPHYGMAAALSGVIVVTAALLGWWYARMQQRARRYAVITGKAYRPRMGELGRWVWPAWGFLAAYFILSKLVPVLMVIWASLLPYFMLPDKFAFSQVSLDQYFTLPWRLVLTGLGNTAILMALTPTITLLLSLGFSWVVLRSRLPGRALFDFIAFLPHAVPNIVFGVGVILLTLYVLQTVLPLYGTIWILLLVFIVARVSYGTRMTNSGMIQIHSELEESAQVSGATTFATFREIVVPLLAPTLIYAWLWIALLVFRELTLAVILTTPRNMTLPVVIWSTWLGGGLGQSSALVVLMLCLMIPLVALYWFVAARHGLLSARGDA